The nucleotide window tcttgagaAAAGTTCATATGTGATTGCACTACTATTCTTTTGCATCTATTGCTTGTGAAAAATAGATGAAAAAAAGGAATTGTTGGCAAACAAATTTCAAAATTTTATTGCCAATTGTGATGTTAGTCTACTGGCGTTATGTTAATTTAAGCCAAGAACCGTGTCAAACTTTTGGTTCTACGAAATTTGGTCCTTGATGTGTCATAAACCGACTGTTAAGCAACTTGGAAAGATCGACTTCCTTTAAAAATCGAAGAACCTACCCGACTGGTTCGGTCTAGTTTTAGCTTTGCCCTCTAACTTGCTTTACATAGTATATAATGTTATTAAAATAGTTGTTGGCCTAAAACCTTTTATTACTCATCGTCTCACTTAGTATTTGTGCCAATTTCCTGTTTCTAGATTTATGGCTTCAGTTTGTTTTTGTGTTCCTAGTTTAGTTTACCTTACCGTTATTCTCGTTATTATCTCATAGAAGGGCGATATTAGCGAGTGTGGCGTTGCAAAGGACAAGCTCCATGGAGCtcgttttgcaaaaaaaaaaagtTTAAAAGTTTCAAAAAATGCCAATTTTTTTCTAGAAATACATATGCATATTCTTCAAGTATGTATAAATTTTCATCCACCAATTTGATTATTTGCATGCTACACAACAAAACACAAGTATCTGACACAAATACAACAAAGAAAAAGCCTATTTCAATCCGtgtatttgtcttttttgtgtaCATCACATATGAATATATATGTTCATGAAAATTTATACATGTATACTAAAAGTATATGTCTACATGAAAACATTTTCTCAGATTTTTCGACATATGGAAAAGGTATTTTGGCTGGAAAAAATATATATAGCTCAATGGAGCTCGGACTCTGAGAGCACTTTTCGGATATTAGCATGCTATTTCCATGTGATGACTCACGTGAAAATGCTGCTATTCATGCTCAATCTTTGCTCCCGTGGTTTGAAACATCTATACTACGGCGAACCATGCGTTTGTGATCATCAAGATAATAGGGTGACCCTTCTTGCCGGCCTCATTACCCATCCCAACCAATCCGCCTTCATCCAAGACCGATATATCTTGGATGGGGTGCTAGTTCTTTACGAAGTCCTACACGAGGTCCGATCCAAACACCTCAAGGCGGTCTTCCTGAAGATTGATTTCCATAAAGCCTACGACACTGTGAGTTGGCCCTTCTTCGAGAAGTCCTGCTCCGGAAAGGCTTCGACGAACGTTGGATTACCAAAGTGATGCAGATAGTCTCTTGCGGTCGCACCGCCGTGAACATCAATGGGGAGATTGGCCCGTACTTCCCCACCCTGTGTGGGGTCAGACAAGGCGACCCATTCTCCCCATTCTTGTTCAATATGGTGGTGGACGCGCTTGCTGCCATCCTGGATAAGGCGAAGGCCGCGGGCCATATTCAGGGGATCACCCCCAATTTGGCCGGTGGCGTCGGGATCTCCCTGCTCCAGTACGCTGACGACACCATCATCATGGTAGAAGGCTCGGACGCGGACATCACGAACCTGAAGTTTCTCCTCCTCTGTTTTCAACAAATGTCTGGCCTGAAGATCAACTTCGACAAGAGCGATGTGATGGTCTTAGGCTACCCCCCGACTCAGGCCCTTGACATTGCGAACCGCCTTAACTGCCGCCTGGGCGCTTTCCCCACGACCTACTTGGGCACGCCCATTAGTGACTCTCGGCTCACAGTCGCGGACTTGCGTCTGTTTGTGGCCAAGTTGCAGACTCGCATTGAGCCTTGGCAGGGTAAATGGTTGTCGAAGGCGGCTTGGACGATTCTCATCAACTCCTCCCTCTCCAGCCTCCTCTTGTTCCTCATGAGCTTCTATAGCCTTCACGAGACCCTTCACCATGAGATCGCCAAAATCCAATCTCGATTCTATTGGGCTGGCGATAATAATAAGTAGAAGTACCATATGGTTAGCTGGCCGGACATCTGCAAGCCCCGTGATCAAGGAGGCCTCGGTATCATGTGCTCTAAGCGCATGAATATTGCCCTCCTTTCCCGCTGGCTTTGGCGCATTTCGCAAGGGCATGGAGGCCTATGCTTGGACATCATCCGGAATAAGTACCTACATGGGCAACTGCTGGTCTTCTGTCAAAGGTCCGGTGGTTCCCAGTTTTGGCAGTCGGTCATCCAACTGCTTCCCGTCCTCCGCAATAGGAACGTCCATCTCAGTTGGATCGGGGGCGGCTACTTTGTTCTGGTTCGACTATTGGGCGGGTGACTCCCCCTTCGCGGGCCGCTTCCCCGACCTCTTCTCCATCGCTGTCGCCCCCACGATCTCTGTAGAAGGGCCCTTATTGACTTGGGGCGCCTCGCCTTCCGGAGGCCATTTGGTCTTCCGGAGGCCGCCGCCTGGCAGGAGCTGCTTGACTGCATTGCCCTCCACGAGCCGGTTGTGGATTCTGGCACACGGATGAGGTTCGGTGGCGTCTCGAGCCTTCGGGCCAATTCTCCACCAAGTCCCTCTATCTGGCCATCGCTCCCTCGTCCGCTCCGCTCCCCCTTTCGGCGGTGTGGTCCATCCGCTTGCCACTGAAAATCCGGATATTCATGTGGCAATGGATCCGTGGACGACTCCCGTCTGGGGTGGAGGTTCGCAAGCGCAATGGTCCTGGATCTGGCCTCTGCCCGCTTTGTGGTACCCCCGAAGATTCCAATCACATCTTCTTCTCCTGTGTGTCCGTCCAATTCATGTGGAGCTGCTTTAGAGAGGTGGTGGGAGGTGGTTGGTGCCACACCAACTTCCCCGACCTCTTTGCTGAACTCCAGGACTCCCCCTGCCCTCTCGCCACATTAGGTGGCTCAAGATTGGGGCACTCGCGTGGACCCTCTGGACGATCCGCAATAAGCTTGTGATTCGACATGTTCCTCTTTGGTGGGCTACTGATGCTCTATTCAAATTGTCTGATTTCTTGGAGCTCTGGCGGCCGCTTAGCCGCCCCTTAGGATCGGGACGCCATCTCCACCTTCATCGCCGACCTCCACTCGATGGCCGTCCGCCTATCGCCGCCgcttcctccgccacccccagaGCCTGATTAGACGCCGTCGTGTCCGTCGTCGCCGGCTGCGGCCGCCTTTGTTTTGTTGTTTTGGGGCTTGTTGAGCTGTGCCCTCAGCAGAACCTTTGTACTTCGTGTTGTGTGAACTGGGTGTGTGTGTTCTAAACTAGTCTTTGTATGCGTGCTCTTGGCGGTTTGCTTTATTTAtgaagcggggcgaaagcctttttcggtaatcATCAAGATAACTTTCTTGGTCCGTTGGAAGAAGCACAGGGCACAAAGCTAATTTTGGACGTAGACAATGGTACAAAGAAGATCAATAGGAGTAACCTTTATTAGTATCATAGGTACTAGAAAGGTCAGAATGACCTATTTTATTCTCCATGGCATACTTATTGCGTATTCCAGTTGCTCCAATTGCACAATCGGAGTGGAAACAAATACGTACTACTAAAATACCACAAGAAGAGATTATTTTTTCCCCAACAGAGCCTTAAAGGTAACTGGAAATGTAAACTGGGGTGGACCATAGTAGAACGCAGCGGCTGTCAGCTTGGCGGCCCTATCCGTCATGAACTCCGGATCCCAGAACCAGTAACCGTCTGGGTTGTAGCAGTACGTCCAGTCTGGGTAGCCCCGCTGGCTGCACGAGTCCTTGGTATTCACTAGCCCTGCATGCCATACAACAAAACAATTATACTCCCTTCGTCACGGTTTAGAAGACGCGCTTGAAAATTCTCTGCGACCTAGGCGGTTATCTATTGGTTGTGGGATGGACTAAAAAATAGCATTCACACTATGCATGAATATAGAAATAGTATATCGAAGTACTAATTAGCTACTAGAAATAAATGCAATGCGCCTTAAACCTTGTCTATTGTGGAAACGCACGCAAATTTAACTGTGCCTTCtaaactgtgacggaggaagTACAATGAAACAAACCACAATTAAATGAGCATTGGACACACATGTGCTTTATGGTAAATAGAGCATCGGTGCTTGGTTAATTTTCAACAAAAAAGAGTTTTTTTTTATGTGCTATGTACCATAATTTGCTGGGTGGGCGAAGACGGCCGTGGTGAAGCCATAGAAGTCGCCGATAGAGTAGGAGAGCCCCGGTTTCTTGGACGAGAGGCTGGCCATGAGGGGCTTGAGGGCAGAGTCAAACGCGGTGGCGTTTTCGTTCAAGCTCTTGTCGCAGACATAGTTGTAGTTGTAGGGCTGCGGCTTGCAGCCGATGAGTCCAACATTGACCATGGCCATCTTCCTGGCGCCCATGTCATAGAGGGACGATATGGCTCCCCCGTAAAGGGTGATGAGCTCCTGGAGCTCGGTCTGTGACCTTGGATATCCAGACTCAACGTTCCATCTTGGATCAAGGTCCTGGCCACCGGTGCCAAGGAGGAAGAAGGACTTGAAGAGGAGCTCGCGCACTTTGGCGTCGCCACCCAGCTTGGCCTCCATCTGGGACCGCGTCGCCTTGAAGTGCTCAAGCTGCTTCGGCAACGAGATGGACCGTTCTCCATTCTGCATGTATCTCTCATTTCAAATGTTGGTAATTTCCCACAAGTGCAAATTTAGTGCAATGGGTTTACTTACAGTGGAGATTTTGATACCGGAACCCGCTGAGGCGTAGTTGGCGCCCCACATGTTGAGCCCACCGTTCAACGACATGTAAGCTGGAGGGCTCTGTTGGAAGCCGATGGATGTTGCTGGACACCATAAAACCAACCAGCCAATCAATGATCCATGAGTAGGCGTATGATGTGTTAATGCAGAGGCCGGGGATATCCTCTTTTTTCTGAAAAAAAAGGATGTATCATGGGTTTGGCGTGCACATACCGACGGTGTCAGCCAAGTTGGCTCCGTTGCTGAACCTGCCGCTGCTAGATTGGGAGACTTGAGGGGGGTACCCCTCCTCCGTTTCGGTCTTGGGCAAATATGCATTGTTGCCGACGTCCAACACCCCGTCTCCAAACACGAACATGGCCGGTGGAGGCACCGGCTTCGCCGGCTTTACCTCGTCATCTATTCTCACCAGAACATGCATTATACTCCGTATATCATACTATTTCAGAGCAAAAGCAAACCCAACACCCAACCAACAAATTCAAAATTAAAGATTACGTGTACTCTCGAAAAATTAAAGAGTACGTACGGCAGAATGTCTTGCAGTCGGGGCAAAGGACGATGCATTGCTGGGGGCAGCGGCCGGGGCAGGTGCTCGTGCACCCCGGCCGCTTCCCATCGGTGTCCTTGCAGGTGACGTTCCTGGGAGGGACGACCTCCCCCTCCCCCTCGTAGCCGCCCGGGGAGCCCGGAGATGGGTATGAGCCCGGGGACGGATACGAGTCCGGGGAGCTTGGGGACGGCCGGTATTGCATCGACGCCGACGCAGGGGACGGATACATCGCCAGCAAGCAGAAGAGGCCCACCCTGAGCACACTGACGCGCGCCGCCATTGCTGCTGCCAACTGATCCAAGCTAATCGATGGAAAGACAACGTAAGCTGCTGCTGCTGGCCGTTGAGATTGACGGCCTCAAGGATATCTATATATACTATGGTTAGCCAGCAAGCTGGGTGAATGGCGAGCGTTGACCCAGATTGCCGGAGTAGCAATGTGAGTAGTCGATCTGTCTTACGAACGACGACAAGTATGGAGCAAGATTTAATCAAGATACTCTTCGAATACAAGTATAGAACAGATCAAGTCGGCAACTCATAAGATTCTCCGGTGCAGTCGAGGCCAGTGCCTCGGGGTGAGGATATATAtatactagcaagatgcctgtgctACGCTACGGAGGGAGTCACAAAAGATCGGGTGGACAATGTTTACTCAATAAGTGGAGCCTACTGAACAATAAAAGATGCACCAAGATATCAATCA belongs to Triticum urartu cultivar G1812 chromosome 7, Tu2.1, whole genome shotgun sequence and includes:
- the LOC125524471 gene encoding GDSL esterase/lipase At1g29660-like; the encoded protein is MAARVSVLRVGLFCLLAMYPSPASASMQYRPSPSSPDSYPSPGSYPSPGSPGGYEGEGEVVPPRNVTCKDTDGKRPGCTSTCPGRCPQQCIVLCPDCKTFCHDEVKPAKPVPPPAMFVFGDGVLDVGNNAYLPKTETEEGYPPQVSQSSSGRFSNGANLADTVATSIGFQQSPPAYMSLNGGLNMWGANYASAGSGIKISTNGERSISLPKQLEHFKATRSQMEAKLGGDAKVRELLFKSFFLLGTGGQDLDPRWNVESGYPRSQTELQELITLYGGAISSLYDMGARKMAMVNVGLIGCKPQPYNYNYVCDKSLNENATAFDSALKPLMASLSSKKPGLSYSIGDFYGFTTAVFAHPANYGLVNTKDSCSQRGYPDWTYCYNPDGYWFWDPEFMTDRAAKLTAAAFYYGPPQFTFPVTFKALLGKK